One genomic window of Thermodesulfobacteriota bacterium includes the following:
- a CDS encoding DUF1566 domain-containing protein: MSPHSYANWQEGQDIIAGINDGTYVNCSAGYTDWRLPNRKELHSLTDFSQFNPAMPQGHPFVNVEPSPPGFYYQTSTTCANSTGSFWGINIGNGKIINAQKLSAVNWVWPVRGGLSGNGSSGGGSGGGCFIGATADVISK, encoded by the coding sequence TTGTCCCCCCACAGCTATGCAAATTGGCAGGAAGGCCAGGATATTATCGCAGGTATCAATGATGGTACATATGTTAACTGCAGCGCAGGGTATACGGACTGGCGCCTTCCCAACAGGAAGGAACTTCACAGCCTGACAGATTTTTCACAATTCAACCCTGCCATGCCGCAAGGCCATCCTTTTGTTAATGTGGAGCCGAGCCCTCCTGGATTTTATTACCAGACCTCTACCACCTGCGCGAACAGCACCGGCTCTTTCTGGGGCATCAATATTGGTAACGGCAAAATAATCAATGCACAGAAACTTAGCGCAGTAAACTGGGTATGGCCGGTACGTGGCGGATTATCAGGCAATGGAAGCAGTGGGGGAGGAAGTGGAGGCGGCTGTTTTATTGGCGCTACGGCAGATGTAATTTCAAAATAA